One Acetobacterium sp. KB-1 DNA segment encodes these proteins:
- a CDS encoding ATP-binding protein, protein MFCSQFTAEGWHERLGSGALADSILDRIVPSAYTMIIDGDVSMRRRKRNIK, encoded by the coding sequence ATTTTCTGTTCTCAATTTACTGCCGAAGGTTGGCATGAACGCCTGGGCAGCGGGGCTCTGGCTGATTCAATCCTTGACCGCATTGTCCCATCAGCTTACACGATGATCATTGATGGTGATGTTTCGATGCGACGAAGAAAGCGCAACATAAAATAA
- a CDS encoding ATP-binding protein has translation MNNDTLKKLKTMRLPVFAQCYQNQLEDEMTYLSMSFQERLALMVDAEYDSRHNNNIKRLIKEAKFNNSAAFLGNIEYLPDRHLNRELLESLASNEYIRQGQNVILVGATGCGKTYISNALGVNACQSGYKARYIRLPDLFCAFEAARIQGKYHHLLNQFRKCSLMILDEFLLVPTTDTQQRDLLELMEIRCGLDVHNFLFSIYCRRLA, from the coding sequence ATGAATAATGATACGTTGAAAAAGCTGAAAACCATGCGGTTGCCCGTTTTTGCCCAATGTTACCAGAACCAGCTTGAAGATGAAATGACCTATCTTTCCATGTCATTTCAGGAACGTCTGGCTCTGATGGTCGATGCGGAGTATGATTCCCGACACAACAACAATATCAAACGGCTCATCAAGGAAGCTAAATTTAATAATTCAGCAGCTTTTCTGGGAAATATCGAATATCTGCCGGATCGTCATTTGAATCGCGAACTGCTGGAAAGTCTGGCAAGCAACGAATACATTCGCCAGGGGCAAAACGTCATTCTGGTTGGCGCCACCGGTTGCGGCAAAACCTATATTTCCAATGCACTGGGGGTAAATGCCTGCCAATCCGGTTATAAAGCACGCTATATTCGCTTACCAGATCTCTTTTGTGCTTTCGAAGCTGCACGGATTCAAGGAAAATACCATCATCTGCTCAATCAATTCAGAAAATGTTCCCTGATGATCCTGGATGAGTTTCTGCTTGTTCCCACTACGGATACACAACAGCGTGATCTGCTGGAGCTGATGGAAATCCGTTGTGGCCTAGACGTCCACAATTTTCTGTTCTCAATTTACTGCCGAAGGTTGGCATGA